One window of Triticum dicoccoides isolate Atlit2015 ecotype Zavitan chromosome 5A, WEW_v2.0, whole genome shotgun sequence genomic DNA carries:
- the LOC119298602 gene encoding L-gulonolactone oxidase 2-like — protein sequence MVLTVLLLVLLAGLAGSSPPPEPVVCARGTSDCTVSNAFGSFLDRTVCRAASATFPRTEKELVAAVAAAAAAKGKVKVATKHSHSFPKLACPGGSDGTIISTERLNRVVSVDLAKRLMTVESGMVLRDLIQAASAKGLALPHSPYWSGLTIGGLLATGAHGSSLWGKGGAVHEYVVGMRIVTPAPASQGFAVVRKLCADHPDLNAAKVSLGVLGVVSQVTLALQPMFKRSVTFVTRDDSDMAEKAARWGDLHEFGDMAWLPQLRKVIYREDDRVAIKTVGHGLNDHLGFRSNPTASLIRGRVTMELLEKNINAIARCKAANATVSLFETAAYGFTNNGSMFTGYPVVGFQHQIQASGACLGSQEDALLTSCAWDPRIRGTFFYTNGYSIALSRVPAFIADMQQLRDRSPLSFCGIDASMGMLLRYVKASSAYLGKPEDSIDFDISYYRSYSKGEPNPHYDVLDELQQMALHKYNAIPHWGKNRNFAFEGTMAKHPKADKFLEVKQRYDPDGIFSSEWSDQVLGINGSPAIFEKRCAIEGLCICSDDSHCAPEEGYYCLPGKVYTDARVCSFQPAF from the exons ATGGTGCTTACGGTTCTCCTCCTGGTGCTCCTGGCCGGCCTCGCTGGCTCGAGCCCTCCGCCGGAGCCTGTGGTCTGTGCGCGCGGCACGTCCGACTGCACTGTCTCCAACGCGTTCGGCTCCTTCCTGGACCGCACCGTCTGCCGCGCGGCCAGCGCCACCTTCCCGCGCACCGAGAAGGAGCTGGTCGCGGCCGTGGCAGCCGCGGCGGCGGCCAAGGGCAAGGTGAAGGTGGCCACCAAGCACTCCCACAGCTTCCCCAAGCTGGCCTGCCCCGGCGGCAGCGATGGCACCATCATAAGCACGGAGCGGCTCAACCGGGTGGTAAGCGTCGACCTCGCCAAGAGGCTTATGACGGTGGAGAGCGGCATGGTGCTCCGGGACCTCATCCAGGCGGCCTCAGCAAAAGGGCTCGCGCTGCCGCACTCGCCGTACTGGTCGGGGCTCACCATAGGAGGCCTGCTGGCCACGGGCGCGCACGGCAGCTCGCTGTGGGGAAAGGGCGGCGCCGTGCACGAGTACGTGGTCGGGATGAGGATCGTCACGCCGGCGCCGGCCAGCCAAGGGTTCGCGGTGGTACGGAAGCTCTGCGCGGACCATCCTGACCTCAACGCCGCCAAGGTCTCCCTTGGCGTCCTAGGCGTCGTTTCCCAG GTTACACTGGCATTGCAGCCGATGTTCAAGCGGTCGGTGACATTTGTGACACGTGATGACTCAGACATGGCGGAAAAGGCGGCCAGGTGGGGCGACCTCCACGAATTCGGCGACATGGCGTGGCTACCACAGCTCCGCAAGGTCATTTACCGTGAGGACGACCGTGTGGCCATCAAGACGGTGGGCCACGGCCTCAATGACCACCTAGGATTCCGCTCCAACCCGACGGCCTCACTCATCAGAGGCAGAGTCACAATGGAGCTTCTCGAGAAGAACATCAATGCCATCGCCCGGTGCAAGGCGGCAAATGCGACGGTATCGCTATTCGAGACAGCAGCATATGGGTTCACCAACAACGGCAGCATGTTCACTGGGTACCCAGTGGTGGGCTTCCAGCACCAGATCCAAGCGTCCGGCGCATGTCTCGGTAGCCAAGAAGATGCACTCCTCACCTCATGCGCATGGGACCCACGCATCCGGGGAACCTTCTTCTACACCAATGGCTATAGCATCGCGCTCTCTAGGGTGCCAGCGTTCATCGCCGACATGCAACAGCTACGTGACCGTAGCCCGCTATCCTTTTGTGGAATCGACGCCAGTATGGGAATGCTCCTCCGCTACGTCAAGGCATCCTCTGCCTACCTTGGCAAACCAGAGGACTCAATCGACTTCGATATATCCTACTACCGGAGTTACAGCAAGGGTGAGCCCAACCCGCACTATGACGTGCTCGATGAGCTCCAGCAGATGGCGCTGCACAAGTACAACGCCATCCCGCACTGGGGCAAGAACCGTAACTTTGCCTTTGAAGGCACAATGGCCAAGCACCCCAAGGCAGACAAGTTCCTGGAGGTGAAGCAGAGGTATGACCCTGATGGGATCTTCTCCAGTGAGTGGAGCGACCAGGTTCTCGGTATCAATGGGAGCCCGGCCATCTTCGAGAAGCGTTGCGCCATCGAGGGGCTGTGCATCTGCTCAGATGACTCACACTGTGCACCAGAGGAGGGCTACTACTGCCTCCCAGGGAAGGTGTACACGGACGCAAGGGTCTGCTCGTTCCAACCCGCTTTCTGA